Proteins encoded by one window of Primulina huaijiensis isolate GDHJ02 chromosome 1, ASM1229523v2, whole genome shotgun sequence:
- the LOC140977875 gene encoding 14-3-3 protein 9-like, whose amino-acid sequence MASSSDRETAVYTAKLAEQAERYDEMVEAMKNVAKMDVELTVEERNLLSVGYKNVIGSRRASWRILSSIEQKEESRGNEQNTKRIKEYRQKVETELINICNDILAVIDEHLIPSCTAGESRVFYYKMKGDYYRYLAEFKTGNDRKAVADESLKAYETATTTAEADLPPTHPIRLGLALNFSVFYYEIMNSPERACHLAKQAFDEAISELDTLNEESYKDSTLIMQLLRDNLTLWTSDISEEAEEAQKYDASTKAGE is encoded by the exons ATGGCTTCCTCCTCGGACCGTGAAACCGCAGTCTACACCGCTAAGCTCGCCGAGCAAGCCGAACGCTACGATG AGATGGTGGAAGCAATGAAAAACGTGGCTAAAATGGATGTGGAATTGACAGTCGAGGAGAGGAACTTGTTATCAGTTGGCTACAAGAACGTGATTGGATCTCGAAGAGCTTCGTGGAGAATCTTGTCATCAATTGAGCAGAAAGAAGAGTCGAGAGGCAATGAACAGAATACTAAGCGGATCAAGGAGTACAGACAGAAGGTGGAAACAGAGCTCATTAACATTTGTAATGACATTTTGGCTGTCATCGATGAACATCTCATTCCCTCGTGCACTGCTGGCGAGTCCAGGGTGTTTTATTACAAGAT GAAAGGTGATTACTATAGGTATCTTGCAGAGTTCAAGACTGGTAATGATAGAAAAGCGGTTGCGGATGAATCACTGAAAGCATATGAG ACAGCTACCACCACTGCTGAGGCAGATTTACCACCTACTCATCCAATTCGCTTGGGTTTGGCATTGAATTTTTCAGTCTTCTACTATGAGATTATGAATTCGCCTGAAAG GGCATGCCATCTTGCAAAGCAAGCCTTTGATGAAGCAATCTCTGAGCTTGATACCTTGAATGAAGAGTCATACAAAGATAGCACCTTGATTATGCAGCTTCTTAGGGATAATCTCACCCTGTGGACCTCCGACATATCAGAGGAAGCAG AAGAAGCGCAAAAATATGATGCTTCCACCAAAGCCGGAGAG TGA
- the LOC140977885 gene encoding trihelix transcription factor ENAP2-like yields the protein MSPSRTPSPPLSATTSPISDDDKNVHSSPPSPAKPELPQPATRTSVFPTREDCWSEDASRTLIEAWGSHYLVLNRGNLRQKHWQEVADAVNSVHGASFKLRRTDVQCKNRVDTIKKKYKIEKSKVVQSKGRYSSTWPHFDSLDSLIGDTFVKVNDRNSNGHRRNLRRRVSPSSDVSPSPPRLPDTLTHYRKSSPDMIPHIIKDPEPSQLLRVPWSVPVGPRTRRSGPPTLTERNFSVMAAAAAAMKAKEDDEDSDDCCGQPPALGIKRKGITAVEGCRKLAEAIGRLGTMYEKVEEAKQRQILELEKQRMQFAKDLEIQRMKVFMVQLEKLKRVKSNDSHKSYL from the exons ATGTCGCCATCACGTACACCTTCTCCTCCTCTCTCTGCCACCACCTCTCCAATCTCCGACGACGACAAAAACGTCCATTCTTCCCCTCCCTCACCGGCAAAACCGGAACTTCCACAGCCGGCAACACGAACCTCGGTTTTTCCTACCCGAGAGGACTGTTGGTCGGAGGATGCTAGCCGAACGCTCATTGAAGCCTGGGGGTCCCACTATCTGGTTCTTAACCGAGGAAACCTCCGCCAGAAGCACTGGCAGGAAGTCGCCGACGCCGTCAACAGCGTCCACGGCGCCTCCTTCAAGCTCCGCCGCACCGACGTCCAGTGTAAGAACCGTGTGGACACCATCAAGAAGAAGTACAAGATCGAGAAGTCCAAGGTCGTCCAATCCAAGGGGCGATACTCCTCCACGTGGCCCCACTTCGACAGCCTTGACTCGCTCATCGGCGACACCTTCGTCAAGGTAAATGACAGAAACTCTAATGGTCATAGAAGGAACCTTCGCCGGCGAGTTTCCCCGTCGTCGGATGTCTCGCCATCTCCGCCGCGGCTACCAGATACGTTGACCCATTACCGTAAAAGTTCACCGGACATGATCCCACACATTATAAAAGATCCGGAACCGAGTCAGCTTTTGAGGGTCCCGTGGTCTGTGCCGGTAGGTCCCAGGACGAGGCGCTCCGGACCTCCAACCTTGACTGAGAGGAATTTCTCAGTAATGGCAGCAGCAGCGGCAGCAATGAAGGCTAAAGAGGATGATGAGGATTCTGATGATTGTTGTGGTCAGCCGCCAGCGCTGGGGATCAAAAGGAAGGGGATAACGGCGGTGGAGGGGTGCCGGAAGTTAGCGGAGGCAATAGGGAGATTAGGAACTATGTATGAGAAAGTGGAAGAGGCCAAGCAGAGGCAAATTTTGGAGTTGGAGAAGCAAAGAATGCAATTTGCCAAGGATTTAGAGATCCAGAGAATGAAGGTCTTCATGGTCCAGCTCGAGAAGCTTAAGCGAGTTAAGAGCAACGATTCACATA AAAGTTACTTGTAA
- the LOC140977895 gene encoding uncharacterized protein isoform X2, whose product MVDTPGHADFGGEVERVVGMVEGAVLVVDAGEGPLAQTKFVLAKALKYGLRPILLLNKVDRPSVTEERCNEVESLVFDLFANLGATEAQLEFPVLYASAKEGWASSTYTKCPTDDAKNMSDLLDAIIRYVPPPSASLDAPFQMLVSMMERDNYVGRILTGRISSGILHVGDKVHGLHKTDSGIAKIEEGKVVKLMKKKGTNIISIDRAGAGDIVSMAGLASPAIGHTIANVEVMTALPNVELDPPTISMTFGVNDSPLAGREGTYLTGRQIGDRLKAEAERNLAINVLPGMSDSYEVQGRGELQLGILIENMRREKFELSVSPPKVMYKMEKGQKLEPIEEVTIEVNEEHVGLVMEALSHRRGEITDMGPVRGHVGRTRVCLTCPSRGLVGYRSVFNSDTRGTGFMHRAFLIYEKHRGPLGNVRKGVLVSMGYGTITAHALMGLEARGMLFVKPGMETYDGMIIGEHSRDTDLDVNPVRSKELTNIRAASKDENVKLTPPRLINLEEAIGYVASDELIEVTPNAIRLRKKYLDVNKRKTMSKRPKE is encoded by the exons ATGGTTGACACACCTGGACATGCAGATTTTGGTGGTGAA GTTGAGCGGGTTGTGGGCATGGTTGAGGGAGCAGTTTTAGTTGTTGATGCTGGTGAAGGCCCCCTTGCACAAACTAAGTTTGTTCTTGCAAAGGCTTTAAAATATGGTCTACGTCCTATACTTCTTCTAAATAAAGTAGATCGACCCTCAG TGACCGAGGAGAGGTGCAATGAAGTCGAAAGTTTGGTGTTTGACCTTTTTGCTAATCTTGGTGCTACAG AGGCGCAATTAGAGTTTCCTGTTCTGTATGCATCTGCAAAAGAAGGATGGGCTTCATCCACCTATACAAAATGTCCCACTGATGATGCCAAGAATATGTCTGACTTGCTTGATGCAATCATAAGATACGTTCCTCCTCCAAGTGCTAGCCTTGATGCACCCTTTCAGATGCTG GTGTCAATGATGGAAAGAGATAATTATGTTGGACGAATTTTGACGGGTCGTATCTCCTCCGGGATTCTCCATGTTGGTGATAAAGTACACGGACTTCATAAAACAGATTCAGGAATTGCCAAAATTGAAGAAGGGAAG GTTGTGAAACTGATGAAAAAGAAGGGCACCAACATTATTTCTATTGATAGAGCTGGTGCTGGTGATATAGTGTCTATGGCCGGGTTAGCTAGTCCGGCTATAGGGCATACAATTGCAAATGTTGAG GTCATGACTGCTTTGCCTAATGTTGAGCTTGATCCTCCAACCATTTCCATGACTTTTGGTGTGAATGATTCACCGTTGGCTGGTCGAGAAGGTACTTAT CTGACTGGAAGGCAAATTGGTGATCGGCTAAAGGCTGAAGCTGAAAGAAATCTTGCAATAAATGTTCTCCCTGGCATGTCGGATTCATATGAAGTTCAGGGCAGGGGAGAGCTGCAATTGG GTATTCTAATCGAGAACATGAGACGTGAAAAATTTGAGCTCTCTGTCTCACCCCCGAAAGTCAT GTATAAGATGGAAAAAGGACAAAAGCTGGAGCCAATTGAAGAAGTGACCATTGAG GTAAACGAAGAGCATGTAGGTTTAGTTATGGAAGCTCTTTCTCATCGGCGAGGAGAGATTACTGACATGGGTCCAGTCCGTGGCCATGTTGGTAGGACTAGAGTTTGTCTGACTTGTCCTTCAAG GGGGTTGGTTGGCTACAGAAGTGTTTTCAACAGTGATACAAGAGGCACTGGATTCATGCACCGTGCATTTCTGA TTTATGAGAAACACCGGGGTCCTCTTGGAAATGTCAGAAAAGGAGTACTG GTCTCTATGGGATATGGAACTATCACTGCTCATGCTTTGATGGGTTTGGAAGCTCGTGGAATGCTTTTCGTCAAGCCCGGGATGGAG ACTTATGATGGGATGATTATTGGTGAACATTCACGAGATACAGATCTTGAT GTTAATCCAGTTCGATCCAAGGAGCTAACAAATATTCGCGCTGCTAGCAAGGATGAGAATGTTAAGCTAACTCCTCCTCGCCTT ATTAATCTGGAAGAAGCCATAGGCTATGTTGCCTCCGATGAGCTCATTGAG GTTACCCCTAATGCTATCCGGTTAAGGAAGAAATACCTGGACGTTAACAAGCGCAAGACGATGAGTAAAAGACCTAAAGAGTGA
- the LOC140977895 gene encoding uncharacterized protein isoform X1: MVGPLFRSLFSSTSRKSCSNYFQPHGFSRALGFTRPFSQVAAAASVASSSHEAAGSGDLDPSRLRNVAVIAHVDHGKTTLMDRLLRQCGADVPHERALDSITLERERGITIASKVTSISWKENELNMVDTPGHADFGGEVERVVGMVEGAVLVVDAGEGPLAQTKFVLAKALKYGLRPILLLNKVDRPSVTEERCNEVESLVFDLFANLGATEAQLEFPVLYASAKEGWASSTYTKCPTDDAKNMSDLLDAIIRYVPPPSASLDAPFQMLVSMMERDNYVGRILTGRISSGILHVGDKVHGLHKTDSGIAKIEEGKVVKLMKKKGTNIISIDRAGAGDIVSMAGLASPAIGHTIANVEVMTALPNVELDPPTISMTFGVNDSPLAGREGTYLTGRQIGDRLKAEAERNLAINVLPGMSDSYEVQGRGELQLGILIENMRREKFELSVSPPKVMYKMEKGQKLEPIEEVTIEVNEEHVGLVMEALSHRRGEITDMGPVRGHVGRTRVCLTCPSRGLVGYRSVFNSDTRGTGFMHRAFLIYEKHRGPLGNVRKGVLVSMGYGTITAHALMGLEARGMLFVKPGMETYDGMIIGEHSRDTDLDVNPVRSKELTNIRAASKDENVKLTPPRLINLEEAIGYVASDELIEVTPNAIRLRKKYLDVNKRKTMSKRPKE, translated from the exons ATGGTCGGTCCATTGTTCCGCTCTCTATTCTCATCTACCAGCAGGAAATCCTGCTCCAATTACTTCCAGCCCCATGGGTTTTCACGGGCTTTGGGCTTCACTCGGCCCTTCTCACAGGTCGCCGCCGCCGCCTCTGTCGCCTCATCATCGCATGAGGCCGCTGGAAGCGGTGATTTGGATCCTTCTCGGCTGCGAAATGTAGCCGTTATAGCGCATGTTGACCACGGGAAGACCACACTCATGGACCGGCTCCTACGGCAATGTGGCGCCGATGTCCCCCATGAACGGGCCCTGGATTCTATCACCCTCGAACGAGAGCGTGGAATCACCATTGCGTCGAAG GTTACATCTATTTCGTGGAAAGAGAATGAACTGAATATGGTTGACACACCTGGACATGCAGATTTTGGTGGTGAA GTTGAGCGGGTTGTGGGCATGGTTGAGGGAGCAGTTTTAGTTGTTGATGCTGGTGAAGGCCCCCTTGCACAAACTAAGTTTGTTCTTGCAAAGGCTTTAAAATATGGTCTACGTCCTATACTTCTTCTAAATAAAGTAGATCGACCCTCAG TGACCGAGGAGAGGTGCAATGAAGTCGAAAGTTTGGTGTTTGACCTTTTTGCTAATCTTGGTGCTACAG AGGCGCAATTAGAGTTTCCTGTTCTGTATGCATCTGCAAAAGAAGGATGGGCTTCATCCACCTATACAAAATGTCCCACTGATGATGCCAAGAATATGTCTGACTTGCTTGATGCAATCATAAGATACGTTCCTCCTCCAAGTGCTAGCCTTGATGCACCCTTTCAGATGCTG GTGTCAATGATGGAAAGAGATAATTATGTTGGACGAATTTTGACGGGTCGTATCTCCTCCGGGATTCTCCATGTTGGTGATAAAGTACACGGACTTCATAAAACAGATTCAGGAATTGCCAAAATTGAAGAAGGGAAG GTTGTGAAACTGATGAAAAAGAAGGGCACCAACATTATTTCTATTGATAGAGCTGGTGCTGGTGATATAGTGTCTATGGCCGGGTTAGCTAGTCCGGCTATAGGGCATACAATTGCAAATGTTGAG GTCATGACTGCTTTGCCTAATGTTGAGCTTGATCCTCCAACCATTTCCATGACTTTTGGTGTGAATGATTCACCGTTGGCTGGTCGAGAAGGTACTTAT CTGACTGGAAGGCAAATTGGTGATCGGCTAAAGGCTGAAGCTGAAAGAAATCTTGCAATAAATGTTCTCCCTGGCATGTCGGATTCATATGAAGTTCAGGGCAGGGGAGAGCTGCAATTGG GTATTCTAATCGAGAACATGAGACGTGAAAAATTTGAGCTCTCTGTCTCACCCCCGAAAGTCAT GTATAAGATGGAAAAAGGACAAAAGCTGGAGCCAATTGAAGAAGTGACCATTGAG GTAAACGAAGAGCATGTAGGTTTAGTTATGGAAGCTCTTTCTCATCGGCGAGGAGAGATTACTGACATGGGTCCAGTCCGTGGCCATGTTGGTAGGACTAGAGTTTGTCTGACTTGTCCTTCAAG GGGGTTGGTTGGCTACAGAAGTGTTTTCAACAGTGATACAAGAGGCACTGGATTCATGCACCGTGCATTTCTGA TTTATGAGAAACACCGGGGTCCTCTTGGAAATGTCAGAAAAGGAGTACTG GTCTCTATGGGATATGGAACTATCACTGCTCATGCTTTGATGGGTTTGGAAGCTCGTGGAATGCTTTTCGTCAAGCCCGGGATGGAG ACTTATGATGGGATGATTATTGGTGAACATTCACGAGATACAGATCTTGAT GTTAATCCAGTTCGATCCAAGGAGCTAACAAATATTCGCGCTGCTAGCAAGGATGAGAATGTTAAGCTAACTCCTCCTCGCCTT ATTAATCTGGAAGAAGCCATAGGCTATGTTGCCTCCGATGAGCTCATTGAG GTTACCCCTAATGCTATCCGGTTAAGGAAGAAATACCTGGACGTTAACAAGCGCAAGACGATGAGTAAAAGACCTAAAGAGTGA